A stretch of the Phycisphaerales bacterium genome encodes the following:
- the rpsU gene encoding 30S ribosomal protein S21: MAIRIKTRHNESVGQMLRRFKKLCEKEGLTKDVKRRQYFEKPSERRRRAIRKSISRAVREQTGGTTERRPRNPSR, encoded by the coding sequence ATGGCGATCCGAATCAAGACACGGCACAACGAATCAGTGGGGCAGATGCTGCGCCGCTTCAAAAAGCTGTGTGAGAAGGAAGGCCTGACCAAGGACGTGAAGCGACGGCAGTATTTTGAGAAGCCGTCCGAGCGCCGCCGTCGAGCAATCCGTAAGTCCATTAGCCGTGCAGTTCGTGAACAGACTGGCGGTACTACTGAGCGTCGACCTCGGAATCCAAGCCGCTGA